The Syngnathus typhle isolate RoL2023-S1 ecotype Sweden linkage group LG3, RoL_Styp_1.0, whole genome shotgun sequence genome window below encodes:
- the LOC133152041 gene encoding somatostatin receptor type 5, protein MDSIMEQEDVLNCSLATSALANGSSKLTQGVPFQGSSALLTAIIYITVFMVGLAGNSLAIYVVLRYANMKTVTNIYILNLAIADELYIIGLPFLTTQNVLSYWPFGSFLCRLVMTADSMNQFTSIFCLTVMSVDRYLAVVHPIRGTKWRHPRVAKMVSATVWAVSFVVVLPVVIFSDVQDTFNSCNMIWPEPTDVWSTAFILYTAIVGFFGPLLIICLCYLLIVIKVKSSSVRVGFTSRRRSERKVTRMVVVIVVVFVLCWLPFFIINIINVMVIIPESSATAGIYFFAVILSYANSCANPLLYGFLCDNFKQSFRKVLCVKRLSCKDHGVDDADPSARRRVRSMPIDCAPYSPPHQVSYHPQSSQIFPQPSGFQISHTAADLHACDSACKQSTSTVTQFPRTMTTITETPINTLAEIPAISTVTRESAVS, encoded by the exons ATGGACTCGATTATGGAACAAGAGGATGTGCTCAATTGTTCTTTGGCAACTTCTGCCCTCGCCAATGGCTCCAGCAAATTGACACAGGGTGTCCCCTTCCAGGGGAGCAGCGCGCTGCTGACAGCGATCATCTACATCACAGTCTTCATGGTAGGTTTGGCCGGCAACAGTCTGGCCATCTACGTGGTGCTCCGCTATGCCAACATGAAAACGGTGACCAACATCTACATCCTCAACTTGGCTATCGCCGACGAGCTCTACATCATCGGGCTGCCTTTCCTCACGACGCAAAATGTGCTCTCCTACTGGCCCTTCGGATCCTTCCTGTGTCGGCTCGTCATGACCGCGGACTCCATGAACCAGTTCACGTCGATTTTCTGCCTCACTGTCATGTCTGTTGACCGCTACCTGGCCGTGGTGCACCCGATCCGGGGCACCAAGTGGAGGCACCCACGCGTGGCCAAGATGGTGAGCGCAACAGTGTGGGCTGTTTCTTTTGTGGTGGTCCTGCCTGTGGTCATCTTCTCTGATGTGCAG GACACATTTAACTCGTGCAACATGATCTGGCCTGAGCCAACAGACGTGTGGTCAACAGCCTTTATTCTCTACACCGCCATAGTAGGCTTCTTTGGACCCCTGCTCATCATCTGCCTCTGCTACCTCCTTATAGTAATCaag GTGAAATCCTCCAGCGTGCGGGTGGGCTTCACCTCACGGCGGCGTTCTGAGCGTAAGGTGACGCGGATGGTGGTGGTTATCGTGGTGGTTTTTGTCCTCTGCTGGCTGCCGTTCttcatcatcaacatcatcaaCGTCATGGTCATCATCCCTGAGTCCAGTGCCACCGCTGGAATATACTTCTTTGCCGTCATCCTGTCATATGCCAACTCCTGCGCCAACCCTCTGCTCTATGGTTTCCTCTGTGACAACTTCAAGCAGAGCTTCAGAAAA GTGTTGTGTGTGAAGAGGTTGAGTTGCAAGGACCATGGTGTGGATGACGCCGACCCCAGCGCTCGCCGTAGAGTGAGGTCAATGCCAATTGATTGTGCTCCTTACTCTCCTCCCCATCAGGTGTCTTATCACCCCCAGAGCAGCCAG ATCTTTCCTCAGCCTTCAGGCTTCCAGATTTCTCACACAGCTGCTGACTTGCACGCCTGTGACTCTGCATGCAAGCAGTCTACCTCCACAGTCACACAATTCCCCAGGACCATGACAACAATTACAGAAACCCCCATAAACACCCTGGCTGAAATACCGGCTATTTCTACAGTCACGAGAGAATCTGCCGTCTCTTAG